AGAACGCCCCAACACTATGATTCTTCTGAGGGGCCCAGTTATTGAAGAAAGGCGTTCTTTGATAGCTATCAATTATAAATTTCAGCAAACGCTGGTGCGGTGCTCTAAAGTTGAGCACCGAAGCACCATCCAAAAGTAGGAGCGCCTTAGCTTCATTGGAAATGACGAACGGATACAACAATTCGCACATCCTGACAGACCGTGGGACAGATTTTAGCTCCCGATGAAACTATATCCTCGCTCTAAAGACCAGTGCAGAGATATGTAAGCCGTCATCGCGGCCGCCCAATAGCTCGCAGAAAGCATGAAGAGAACTTTACGTATGCGCCGGATCCCACCCTCCCTCAGTTGTTTCCGAGTACCGATCAAACGTCGAGCGGAGACTACTTAACCCACTTGACTGTGGCGGAGACACAGTGGGATACGAAGCAGCTTTCACCGACCTCAAGTAGCGATGCGGGATACGTCAGAGTCGCTCAGGACGTAGTTGAGAACCTGCAGAGTGCTTCCATCCGACGTTTACGCACTGACTTAGTGGAGGTCACGTTCGCATTGTATCTTGCGCCCCCGTACGCAGATCTATCCAAGGATAGGTGCCGATCGGTTTTGCTCTTTTTAGACTGGATGAGCCCCTGCCACGATCCAGCGACGTCATTTTCACCAGCAGCCAGAAGGATAAAAAATGCTGACGCTCCTCCGCTCTGGCCTAGTCGATCTCCAGGTCGGTCGCAAACTTATGTTGGCGTTCGGTATGGTTTCTATCCTTTCGCTGGTCGCTCTCGCTATCGCATTCCAATCCACACAGACACTGCTCAACGACAATCGACAAAATCAGGCGATTGCCGAGATGAACCTGCTTTTGCAGCAAGCACGCAGCGCAGAAAAGGACTTCGCTCTGAACGCAGATAAGCGCCCAGCCCAGTTGGTCGACGTCACCTTGGCTGCACTTGAGCAGCATGCCAATAGATTAATCGTTGACGATGCGACCAACCTTGTGGGACTGGACCAAATCCGCGCCAGCGCACAGGCTTACCGCAAGCAGTTCGGACAGTTCGTCACCGATTCTCATCAGGCCGCCCAAGCACTTAAAGACATGCAGAAGCAGGCCGACGAGGCCCGTATGCAATTTGAATTCGTGGAGCTGGAGATGTACAGCGCGCTGCGCGCAACCATAGCAACCCATCGCGAGTTGAACGCCGATACGCTGACCTTTGCGGAAAACGCCTCTGAATTGTTACGCCTGCTGCTGGCCTTACGTAACCGCGAATACTGTTATGTACAACAGGGAGGCGAACAGTGCCTGAAGGAATGGGAAGAACTCATGCAAGCTACTGAGAACAGCGTATCCCTCCTGCAGACGCGCATTAGTGCGGAACAGAAGGACGTCCTCCAGACAGCCCAGGAAGCCATAATTAGCTACCGTGTTGCCTTTAAGCAATATAGTGCCAATCGCATCGCCAATGAACGTGGTGCAGAAAAAATGAAACAACTCGCCGATAGGGTAATGCGTGAGACCGACCAAGCACTGTCAACTCACCAGCAGCAAATGGTGCGTCGGTCGACCTCCATCCTCCGTCTGCTGGTCATCAGCGCCATGGTAATTCTCGGCTTAGCAACGCTGGCCGGCTGGGTGATTCGCCAACTGATTCTACCACCGTTGCGCCAGACTCTGGTTCTCGCGCAAAGCATCGCCGCGGGCGACCTCAGTAGGGACATCACAACAGGACGCAGAGACGAACTCGGCCAGTTGTGCCAAGCGATGAGTACCATGACGATCAATTTGCGCGAACTTGTCAAGCGTATCGTGCAGGGAATCGATCAATTGCATCGTGCGACCGGTGGCCTGGAAGAGGCCAGCCGGCAGAGTAGCGCAGGAGCGTGCAGTCAACAGTATCAAACTGAACAGGCGGCCACTGCGACCCAGCAGATGGCGTACTCGGCTGAGGCAGTAGCCCGACACGCCGAAGAAGCTTTGCAAGTTGCTCGTCAGGCAAATCAACAGGCCGGTGCCGGCGAACGGGTAGTTCGCCAGACTGCGGAACAGATCGGACGGCTCGCCGAGGATGTGGATCTTTCCGTACAGACCATCCAGCACCTACACGAATGCAGCGGACGCATCGGAGGAGTTCTCGATGTGATTAAGGCGGTGGCAGAGCAGACCAATCTGCTGGCCCTAAACGCAGCCATCGAGGCGGCGCGTGCCGGCGAACAGGGACGCGGCTTCGCCGTGGTGGCCGACGCGGTACGCACTCTAGCGAAGCGCACACAAGCTTCGACCCGCGAGATCGAATTGCTCATCGCCGAACTACAGACCATGTCAGAACGCACCGTTCAGCAGATGACCGGTAGCGCCCAGCTCAGTCGGGAGGCGGTAGCTTACAGCGATCAAGCACGCCAAGCTTTAACGCTGATCACTGACGCAGTGAACAGCATTGAGCAGCTTAATCATAAGATAGCCACCGCGGCAGAGGAACAGAGCGCAGTGGCCGCCGAGATAAGCCACAATGTCGAGCATGTGCGAAGCATTGCCGAGCAAAGCGCCCATACGAATGAAAAGATGGCCGGATCTACCACCGAGCTAGCACATCTAGGCGGCGAATTGCACCAACGAGTGCAACAGTTCCGCATTTGAACATGCTGCTATCTTTAACCAATCCGCAACTATTGACACTGGGAAACAGTTCAAAACGAGCAAGCCAGCCGCCGCGTTGTAGCCAATGTTTATAGGGCGATCGGCGCAACCGTTGGTAATGCCACAGATGCATTTTGGGGCAGCTAGCTCTCAAGTAGTCGGCTCAGTGAAAACGTTTTGTCGCTAAATAAAGAGCAGTACCGGCGTCACCCTTGAGGCCGCATTGCACACCCCGGCGCGCAAAAAACCAGATAGGTTTTCTTCCATATAGCCAACTTTTCCGGTTGCAGCGCTATGTTGCTGACCTCTCATTCTTGACCATGCTTTACACCGATATTGATCGGCCACTAGTACCAATAAGAAGACCACGCACCCTCCTCAGCGTGTGTTCGCGCGGAGTTCACACTGACCCAAGCTACCGATTGGAGACTTAAGAGAATTGCAGAGGACTCATTCTATTCCGTCTAAAGAAGAACAGCACAGCTGAACACATGGATCAGTTATCAGGCGGCGGAACAGACACTGGAGGATCAGCTGTTCAGCTGCATTGACCTCCTAGCTCGATGGCCATCCGTTCCTCTGAAAACAATTGGGAGCTACCGGCACAATACCACCAACGAGCTTTTATCCTCGCGGAACCTCGCGATACGCTTGAGGCCAGGCCTAAGTCATTTATATATTCCGTAATTACTATCTATCGATAGGTGATTATTTCTGAAAATCACACCAATCTATAAGAAAATAAGCACTTGGAAGGGCAATAGAGTAGACGTACAACAAGTAGCAGCACACCCACGGGATAGCAATAGAGTTTTAAAAGAAAAAATGCTTCGTTGAGGGAGTAGCGGCCCCATATTCTTCTGGTTGGCCATGTATTTAGAACCTCCATTCACTGAGACTTGTTGCTAAACCACAACCAACAATACAGCGCCCGGCACCCGTTAGCTTGACAGATAATTTCGTTATCATAAACCAAATTATCCGAACAGCAAACTAAAAATACCGACACCCCACAAATAATAAAGGCATTTATATGAATTTAAAAGGGAAGATTGCACTAGTCACCGGCGCTGGTCGTGGACTGGGGCGAGCCCATGCTCTTGCACTTGCAGCCGCCGGTGCAAAAGTGATAGTAAATGATCTTGGAAGCTCCGGCTCTGGAGAAGGAGACGATAGTGGTCCTGCTCATTCCGTAGTTGCTGAAATTATCAATAACGGCGGAGAGGCAATTGCGGATACCAGAAGTGTTTCAGATTGGCTTGTCGCTCACCAGATCGTTGAAGATGTGATAGAAAAGTTCGGTACTATCGACATATTAATAAACAACGCTGGAATAAGTAGACCAGGTGTACTTGGGGATCTGACAGAAGTCGACTGGGATCTTCAGAACGCGGTGAACGCAAAAGGGCCGATAGCTATAATGAACGCCCTCGCCCGCCACTGGAAAAAAGAAGGGCCTAAGAAAGGTCGAGCAATTATCAATACTGCCTCCCCGCTGCACCTCACCCCCTAAGTCCAATCGGTATTTACTCTGCCACCAAGGCCTCTATTCTTGCCTTTACTATTATTGCGTCTCAAGAGCTTGCCTGTCTTGGAGTGCGCGTCAACGCGATTGCACCCATTGCACGAACTAGGCTTGTAGAGATGTCTGCAGAATTGCTCGAAATAATGACTGCCGATGCTGATTTTGACCGCTATCTTCCTGAGCATGTGGCTGAATTGGTCGTATATCTTGCATCAGATAACTGCCGCTTCACCGGCCGGCTTTTCGGTGCGGAAGGAGACGATATTTTTATCTTTAACGAATGGAGCGCAGAAGGTCATGCTAACAATTGTCGCGTAAAGTGGACCACAGACGCTCTAACCAACGCACTGGAAAGTTTTCCGATTCAAAACTCACGGTGGGTGCTATCTCCGGGTGGCCGTTTTTCTCTGTCTACTCCTAGCGATCAAACTCTTTCAGAATTGGCCAACGCCTAATTCTCCGATATTTTTCGCCCAGATGAAACATAAGCGAGCGCATCCTATCTATCGAAAATTAAAGCCGACTCTGAAAATTAAGCCAAGTCAACTCATTGGCGGCATGGGAGAAGTACGCCATACCGTCTCCTTTGGTAGGGAACATGTCACGAGCGCCAGAGAGTTTTCCTTCGATCTGGAGAACGCCCAGTGGTTCAAACCTGATACATCAGCCATCAATGCAACAGAATAAAATGAAACTGCGAGGCATTAGTTTCATTGCTTCAGAATTCGGCTGAGCTATTCGGACAGCGGTTTCGATCTTCCGCAAAAATGCTGTTCCACCCGACATCGAGAAAGCGCGACGATTGACAGCGGAGTGAAAGCTAGCGGAGACCTCATCACCTTGGCAGAAATGATCATACGAGCACACAAAAAACTCGTAGAGCAACAAAAGAAAATCTAAGCCTCTCCATAGACTACAGCAACAATAACAACATACCAATCATATGGATACTCACATGCCCCAAACTTCAGCTAAAATTCACTCATTCAAAAGACGCTCTCTCATGCTGGTAATTACCTGCCTGGGAATGTTCAGCGGCTCCTATGCCCAATTCCAGCTACCGCCGCTTGCAGGTCGACTGATTCCAGAGTTAGGTATTACCAACCCAGAATTTGCTAGTTTGGTAACTGCCCCAATGATTCCATCCATATTGCTTGGCATTATCGCAGGTATTTTATGCGATCGAATGGGTATTAAAAAGATCATCGGTATTGGTTTAGCATTCGGTGCATTTGGAGGATTGGCACGTTTATTCGCCACCAACTACACTGAGATGATGATCTTCTTGGCTTTTTCCGGAGCCGGCTCAGCCTTCCTCAATGCTAATCTGGCAAAAATCATTTCCAGTTGGTTTCCCCCTGAACAAATGAGCAAAATCATGGGAATTGTGCTTATGGCGGGCACCGGCGGTATGGTTATTGGGATGGGTACAACTGCACTTTTCCCCTCAACTGACTCTGCGTTTATATTTGGAGGCTGCCTTTGTTTGGTTTCCACCATTTTGTGGCTAATTGTTGTCAGGGACAATCGTATCGATGTGATATCTCAAGCGGAACCCGCGGAAAGTTTATTGGCTATCTTGAGTGTGACCGCCAAAAACCCTGCTCTATGGACTGTCGGATTCTGTCTCGCTTTTACGATGGGCGGCATGATGGCTTTTTCCACTTTCCTCCCTTTAGCCCTGAGCCATTTAAAGAGTTTAGATCCAATTACAGCCGGAGCAATAGGTTCTACTGTCTTGCTAGGAAACTTGGTAAGCGCACTGCTTAGCCCGATCATTGCCCAAAAAATAGGCTATTACAAGCCTTACTTTTTTGACTTTGGGGCTGCTAGCAGGTGCTGGTATTTACTTTGGCTGGACGGTCGACGAGGCCTATTTAACTCCCGTCATGTTTATGACGGGACTTTGCATAGGCGGCGTAATGCCTCTTTTATGATTTCGCCGGCATTAATAAAATCCATTGGCCCAAAGTATGCTGGAGCTGCCGGTGGAATTATGACAACACTGATGTTAATTGGAGCAGTTTTCATTCCTGCCATAGTAATCACTCCACTAGGCGGAGATAACTATCAGCTGATCTTTGCACTTTCAGGAGGCTGCTTGATCTTAATGGGATTATGTGCACAACTACTACCAGAATTCGGCCCCAAAGCCCGAAGATCTGCTGCGCCGCAGCCAGCATTAAAATAATTATCTGACCAGATCTGAATCCCTCTATTTAAGAGGGATTCTTTTAATCAGTCCGAGGGCGCAGTAATGCCTGAACGCAAATTTTATATTTAATTCAGTATGACCTTTCAGTCAGCACCAGTAGTATCGGTTTATTTACCAAATCGATTGAGCAGTCCAGAGAACGCTACACTCCAATACTCTTCCTTACACTTAACTCCTCCCTGTTAACGCTTAAGAATTTTCACCCCTAAGCCCCCACCGTCGTCTAACTCCTAGTATCTATGTCAGAGCGGCATGCCTAGCGCAGCCTCTCAAAGACCGGACCCATTAACGTTACTTTCTATACATTTTGAAGAGGAGAGCGCTCGCTTCATCTATCATTATCGGCTGCTGAGTGACTTTTTCAGAGCGCCCCTAAACAACCGTGAAATCTCGAAGTAGCCCTAATAAACATAGCCCAACCACGCTGCAACTGTCGGTACCTTCAAGCGTTACCCAGCTGCAGCATGAGGAATCTAAATGCCGAGACACTCATACTCCGAGCCTATCAATTCTACCAGCCTATCCCCTTTAAGGTCTTCGAGGCAAAGAGCGGTCCTTGCGTACAAGGTCATTGGACACCGACTCTTACACTATTTCCTGTTTGCCCTGGCTTTCAAGTTTGAAACACAGTAATTCTGTAATCTTATTCAAATTTGCAGCCGATACTTTTTTAACGGCTGAACCTTCCAGTGATCTATCGTGCTGCATCAGCTCTCGATACAACTGCCAAGAGTCCACACACGAAAGCCTCTTAATGACACCTTGTACCAACCTCGCCTTGACCGGGTCAAGCTGCCACTCGGGGATGCGCTGGCCACGGTTTCCGATGCTCAGCGTCAGGAGCTTGCCCGCCTTGATCTCACGGTTAATCTGGTCGCGTGATTTACCAGCTAACCGCGCAAACTGCACCACCGGCAGGTTATCGGGTGCCTCAAAGGCGTTGATCATTTCCATGCGTTCGCGTTGCAGCTCCGAAATGGCCACTTCGACAACCGGCTCAGGGGATGGTTTTGGGGGAACCGCTGGCAGGCGGTACATCGGCTCACCGGCCATAACCGGCAGAATGCCAGCGGTCATCGGGGCGTTCTTCGGGCTGTCGAATGGATTGTCGCTATCCCCGAGAAGAGGCATGCCGTCGAAACGGATCGTCAGATGACTGCTCGCCGCGATCATCTCACCTTGCTCGAGGAGGTCTAGTCGATCCGCCCAATCCTGCATCATCTTGCGCCGGGGCTCGACATACATAGCATGGTTGTAGGCTGCACTAACCTGATTCGGGTCACTGTGCGATAACTGTGCGTCGATCCAGATTTTGGGATAACCGAATTCATTGAGGGCTGTCGAGATGGTTCCGCGAATACCATGCCCGGTGAGCAGGTCCTTGTAGCCTATCCGCGTCAAAGCATAGTTGAGAGTGTTCTCGCTGATACGTTTTTTCAGCTCGCCACGGTGCGAGAGCAGATAGCGCTGAGCGGGTTTCATCTGCTCAAGCAGATAATCAATGATCTCCTTAGCCTGAACGGACAGCGGTACGATGTACGGAGGGATATCCTGAGACGCTTGCCTTTCTTGCGCATATCGAGCTGAAGTTGCTTGACCACTTCGGGTGGGATGATCCACAAGCCCTGCTCAATGTCAAATTGGTCAGGTGTCGCCAGACGCAGTTCACCCGTACGTACGCCGGTCAGGAATAACAGGCGAATACCGAGTTGCGTAGTGATCGCTCCGCGGTAGCGCCTCACCTTCTGTAAAAATTCCGGCAGTTCGGGAAGGCGCAGGAAGGGGTTATGGATGACCGGCGGCTTGGGAACAGCGACCACATCTAGATCAGAGGCTGGATTGCTTTCCAGTCCGTCCACTTTCACCATGGCATACCGGAACAACTGATTGAACCAGGTCCGTACTTTCTCGGCCGTCGTGTGAGCTTTGCGCTGTTCAATCCTGGCCAGGACATCCAGCAGATCACTACGACGAATCTCGTAGATAGGCATCTTGCCCAGGCTTGGCATCACATCCCTATCGAAGATGCGCATAATTTGCGACAGGGTACTGCTACGACCTTCCTTCAGTTCAAGCTTGCGGTGTTCAAGCCACATGATAAAGGTAGCCTTGAAGCTGTTCTCATCTGCCAAGCGGACAGCGCGCCGTTTTTGTTTGCGATCGAGTTTCGGATTGATGCCCCTTGCCAGCAGGGCTCGCGCTTGGTCTCTGACGGCCCTGGCCTCCCTGAGACTAACCTCAGGATAAGTCCCTAGCGACATGCGCTTTTGTTTACCGGCCCAGCAGTAGCGAAAGTGCCAAGATCGGCTGCCTTGCTCTGAGACAGCCAGGGAGAGGCCATCGAGATCGCCCAGAGTGTATGCCTTGCCAGTCCTCTTGGCTTGGCGAACGGTTGCATCTGAGAGTGCCATGTTTCCAGCTCCTAACGTTGCGTTAGAGCCAGATCCTCTTCTCACTTACCGCTCCATCCCAGCAACAATACGGAACGCAGTATTCCCGGATAGATGGACTAAAAAATGGACTAAAACGTCCTGGATACCCGTGGATTTCAGTGGACCGCGCTGGAACGAAAAAAGGACCCGAAGGTCCTGATTTCAACGACTTACAGACGTTAGTGGATGTCTGTAGATCATAAATTGGAGCGGGAAACGAGACTCGAACTCGCGACCCCGACCTTGGCAAGGTCGTGCTCTACCAACTGAGCTATTCCCGCAAATGGCGTCCCCTAGGGGACTCGAACCCCTGTTACCGCCGTGAAAGGGCGGTGTCCTAGGCCACTAGACGAAGGGGACACGCTACTGAAACACATGGTGTGTATTCCAGTGCCCAGAGGTTAAATCCGAAGATCATGCCCTGGTTTCACTCAGTGCCGCCCGAGAGCAACACTGCTTAAATTGGAGCGGGAAACGAGACTCGAACTCGCGACCCCGACCTTGGCAAGGTCGTGCTCTACCAACTGAGCTATTCCCGCAAATGGCGTCCCCTAGGGGACTCGAACCCCTGTTACCGCCGTGAAAGGGCGGTGTCCTAGCCACTAGACGAAGGGGACACGCTACTGAAACACATGGTGTGTATTCCAGTGCCCAGAGGTTAAATCCGAAGATTATGCCCTGGTTTCACTCAGTGCCGCCCGAGAGCCACACTGCTTAAACTTGGAGCGGGAAACGAGACTCGAACTCGCGACCCCGACCTTGGCAAGGTCGTGCTCTACCAACTGAGCTATTCCCGCATATGGCGTCCCCTAGGGGACTCGAACCCCTGTTACCGCCGTGAAAGGGCGGTGTCCTAAACCACTAGACGAAGGGGACACACGTACAACATTCACTACTCGCCGCGTTTCGCTGTGTGCTTTACGCTTTAAGTGGCGCGCATTCTATGGATGGATTGAAAGGTCGTCAACCCCCAAGGATAAATTTATTAAAATCAATGACTTCGACCTGCTTTCCGAGCCTCTACAGGGATTGTACCCGTCTGGACCTTGACGCCTATATTCTGACGCGCGACAAGGCGCTATAGTTCGCCTTAGCAAATGATGGCAATGTGCATCTACGCAGGGAGCCCCGCGTTAAAAGCTTACCTATATAGAAGAATCTACCTGGGCAACTGGTCGATCAGTCCTATCCGCCGGATGGCCCAATCACTACACTCCACAGCAAACCCTATAAAGAGGTCACACCGGTGACACCACTCATGATCACCCTGCTGGTAATAGCCGGGATCGTAATACTGATCGCCATTGGCTACATGAGCCATGTGGTGGAAAACAACAAGCTGGAGAAGAAGCGCACCGAGATCGAGCTCAACGATCGCCTGCGCCGTTGCGGTGAAATCACCGAGACCTTCCCTGGCCAGTTGATGACCCCGTCGCTCAAATTGTTGCTGACCCGCCTGGAGCTCAACGTCAACCAACGCCTGCTCCACCTCAACAAGAGCAGTGCACCGGTCAAGGCGCGCATCACCGAGTTGAATGCACTGGTCGCCCAGGGTGAGTCGATCCCGGTCAACAACCCGCCCGCCCCAATCCAGACCGAAGCCAAGGCCAAGGACGTACGCTTCCTGCTCGAAGCCCTGCACGGCCAAGTGACCCGCGCCGCCCAGGACGGCTTCCTGCCGACCAACGAGGCCAAGCACTGGATCAAGGAAATTCGCCATATCCTCGTGCTGTTGCACATCGAGTTCTTCAACAATCTCGGCCAGCATGCCTTGCAGCAAGGCCAACCGGGCCAGGCCCGACTGGCATTCGAACGTGGCGTGCAGTACCTGCGCAAACAACCGGAGCCGGTGATCTACAGCGCACAACTGCGACAGTTGGAGGCACAACTGGCGCGCGCCAACTCCACCGTGCTGACCAACAGCAAGCCTGCCGAAGACGAGGTCAACGAATTGACCGAAGGCATGAAAGTGGTCGAAACCGACGCCGAGTGGAAAAGAAAGTCATCTACGATTGATCGTCCGTGTCGCCTATGGCGAACATTGTTCGTCATAGGCCATCACTTTGCATCTATCCCCCCGCCTCCTTCTAGCGTAAAATGCCCCTCACTCCGTGAAGTCAGAGGCTCGCTATGCCTGTCGCCGTCATTGATGGACAACCGCTGCACTACATCGACCAGGGCACCGGCCCTGTCGTCCTGCTGGGTTCAAGCTACCTGTGGGGCCATGACATGTGGACGCCGCAGATCGAAGCCCTCTCGCAACAGTACCGCGTGATCGTCCCCGAACTATGGGGCCATGGCGAATCCGGCCCATTGCCGGCACACACCCGTTCCCTAGACGATCTGGCACGCCAGGCCTTGGCCCTGCTGGACCAGCTGGATATCGCGCAGATCAACCTGGTGGGCCTTTCGGTTGGCGGCATGTGGGGCGCACGCCTCGCGCTGCTTGCTCCAAAGCGGGTAAACAGCCTGGTACTGATGGACACCTACCTCGGGGCCGAACCCGAGGCCACGCGTCAGTACTACTTCTCGCTGTTCAAGATGATCGAGGACGCAGGCGCCATCCCCGAACCGCTTTTGGATGTGATCGCACCGATCTTTTTCCGCCCGGGTATCGACCGTGAATCTGCGTTGTATCAAGACTTTCGCGCGTCGTTGCAGGCGCACTCCCGCGAGCGCCTGCTGGACAGCATCGTGCCATTGGGCCGGCTGATTTTCAGCCGTGAGGATGTGCTGGAACAGCTTTCGCACCTGGATGCCGACACCACTCAAGTGATGTGCGGCGAGCATGACAAGCCCCGGCCACCCACCGAAGCCGAGGAAATGGCAGAGCTGATCGGCTGCAGCCTGATCCTGATCCCGGAAGCAGGCCATATCAGCGCCCGGGAAAACCCGGAATACGTCAACGAAGCGCTGCTGACCTTCCTGGCCAATAACGCCTGACCGCCCTGCCCTTTGATCGTCGCGTGCTGGCGGCGATCAAAGGCGGAAATGGCCCACCATGCCTTTCAGTTCCGCGCCCAACTGCGCCAGTTGGATGCTCGATGCGGCATTGCCTTGCATGCTCAACGCTGACTGATCGGCGCTGGCACGGATGCTGGTGACGCTGCGGTTGATTTCTTCGGCCACCGAACTTTGCTGCTCGGCCGCTGCGGCAATCTGCTGGTTCATCTGCTGGATCAACGACACAGCCACCGCGATGCTGCCCAGGGCGCTTTCAGTTTCCAGGGCATCACTGACCGCCAGCTTGACCAACTCGCCACTCTGTTGAATCTGCTGCACAGAAGACTGCGCGGCGCCGCGCAAGGTGCTGACCAGACGCTCGATCTCCTCGGTGGACTGCTGAGTGCGCTTGGCCAGTGCCCGCACCTCATCGGCCACCACGGCAAAGCCGCGACCTTGCTCACCGGCACGAGCGGCTTCGATGGCAGCGTTAAGGGCCAGCAAGTTGGTCTGCTCGGCGACGCTCTTGATTACACTCAACACCGTGCCGATGTTCTGGATTTCTGCACTCAGGCTTTCGATGCTGGCGCTGGCACGGGTGCTGGACGTGGCCAGCAACTCAATGCGCTGCAAACTCTGACGCACGACCTGCTGGCCGCTGTCGACCTTATCGTCAGCGGTCTGCGCGGCTTGGGCGGCCTCTTCGGCATTGCGCGCCACGTCATGAACGGTGGCGGTCATCTGGTTCATCGCCGTGGCCACCTGTTCGGTTTCTTCCTTCTGACTGCTGACCTCGACATTGGTCTGCTCGGTGACACTGGACAGTGAATGCGCCGAATTGGCCAGTTGCTCGATACCGGCTTGCAGGCCACTGACCATATGGCTCAGGCCATTGCCCATCTGCTGCATCGCTTGCATCAACTGGCCGATTTCATCGCGGCGGCTGACCTCCATGCGCCCGCTCAAATCACCCGCTGCAATCTGCTGTGCCACCGCAATCACACTGCGCAGCGGTGCGACGATCAACCGGGTAATCACCCACGCTGCAATCAAGCCCACCAATAAGGCCAGGGCCGACGAGCCGATGATGAGGACCGCGCTTTTCTTCAACTGCGCCTGCATCGACTGGTCTTCGGCCTCGTAGGCCTGGTTGACCCGGCTGACCACTTGGGCCGCCCGATCATTCAGTTGTTTGTAGACCACCTTTTCCTGGGCCAACAGCCCGGTGTATTCGCCGAGTTTTTCGCTGAATGCCGCGATATGGCCGGAGACTTCATTGAGCACCGTCTGATAGCCGGAGTCCTTGACCGACGTTTTCAACTGCTCGACCTGGGCCAGCGCCTGGTCGGCCTGCTCGATCTTGCCTTGCTCGGTGTCGTCTTCACTCACCTTGCGGCTCTGGTCCAGGCGCACCCGCGCTTCGTTCATTGCTTGCAGCATCAAGCGCGAAACCTGGCTGACCTGGCCCGCCTGCTCGATAAACTCGGCGCCCTCCTTGCCTTGGCTTTCCTTGAGACCATAGGCGCCGTCATCCGCCAGCCCGGCCTGCAACACGTCAAGGTTATTGGCCACGCTGGACACTGACCAACTGGCCATTTCCAGTGCCAGGTCCTTGGTCTGGGTCAGCTCGACAAACTCATCGAACGCCTTGCGATAGGCAGCCAAGGCTTGCTCGACATCGGTCATCACGGGCACGTTGGCCGCCGACTGGGATTTGAGACTCGCCGCCAGGGCCGCCAGGGCATCGACACTTTCATGCAAGGCGTCGACGGCCTTGGGGTCGGCATGCAGCGCATAGTCCTGCTCGATCAGGCGCACCTTGAGCAAACCGCTGTTAAGCGACGACATGGCCTTGAGGCCTTCGAAACGCTGGCCAACGGTTTGCAGGGACCACACGCCGATAGCCGCCACGAGCGCAGTCAGCAGCAGCACCAGGGTAAAACCCAAGCCCAGTTTTTTGCCATACCCAGGTTGGCGAAACGTCG
The Pseudomonas poae DNA segment above includes these coding regions:
- a CDS encoding MFS transporter, translated to MDTHMPQTSAKIHSFKRRSLMLVITCLGMFSGSYAQFQLPPLAGRLIPELGITNPEFASLVTAPMIPSILLGIIAGILCDRMGIKKIIGIGLAFGAFGGLARLFATNYTEMMIFLAFSGAGSAFLNANLAKIISSWFPPEQMSKIMGIVLMAGTGGMVIGMGTTALFPSTDSAFIFGGCLCLVSTILWLIVVRDNRIDVISQAEPAESLLAILSVTAKNPALWTVGFCLAFTMGGMMAFSTFLPLALSHLKSLDPITAGAIGSTVLLGNLVSALLSPIIAQKIGYYKPYFFDFGAASRCWYLLWLDGRRGLFNSRHVYDGTLHRRRNASFMISPALIKSIGPKYAGAAGGIMTTLMLIGAVFIPAIVITPLGGDNYQLIFALSGGCLILMGLCAQLLPEFGPKARRSAAPQPALK
- a CDS encoding alpha/beta hydrolase — translated: MPVAVIDGQPLHYIDQGTGPVVLLGSSYLWGHDMWTPQIEALSQQYRVIVPELWGHGESGPLPAHTRSLDDLARQALALLDQLDIAQINLVGLSVGGMWGARLALLAPKRVNSLVLMDTYLGAEPEATRQYYFSLFKMIEDAGAIPEPLLDVIAPIFFRPGIDRESALYQDFRASLQAHSRERLLDSIVPLGRLIFSREDVLEQLSHLDADTTQVMCGEHDKPRPPTEAEEMAELIGCSLILIPEAGHISARENPEYVNEALLTFLANNA
- a CDS encoding SDR family oxidoreductase, which translates into the protein MGIYSATKASILAFTIIASQELACLGVRVNAIAPIARTRLVEMSAELLEIMTADADFDRYLPEHVAELVVYLASDNCRFTGRLFGAEGDDIFIFNEWSAEGHANNCRVKWTTDALTNALESFPIQNSRWVLSPGGRFSLSTPSDQTLSELANA
- a CDS encoding methyl-accepting chemotaxis protein codes for the protein MLTLLRSGLVDLQVGRKLMLAFGMVSILSLVALAIAFQSTQTLLNDNRQNQAIAEMNLLLQQARSAEKDFALNADKRPAQLVDVTLAALEQHANRLIVDDATNLVGLDQIRASAQAYRKQFGQFVTDSHQAAQALKDMQKQADEARMQFEFVELEMYSALRATIATHRELNADTLTFAENASELLRLLLALRNREYCYVQQGGEQCLKEWEELMQATENSVSLLQTRISAEQKDVLQTAQEAIISYRVAFKQYSANRIANERGAEKMKQLADRVMRETDQALSTHQQQMVRRSTSILRLLVISAMVILGLATLAGWVIRQLILPPLRQTLVLAQSIAAGDLSRDITTGRRDELGQLCQAMSTMTINLRELVKRIVQGIDQLHRATGGLEEASRQSSAGACSQQYQTEQAATATQQMAYSAEAVARHAEEALQVARQANQQAGAGERVVRQTAEQIGRLAEDVDLSVQTIQHLHECSGRIGGVLDVIKAVAEQTNLLALNAAIEAARAGEQGRGFAVVADAVRTLAKRTQASTREIELLIAELQTMSERTVQQMTGSAQLSREAVAYSDQARQALTLITDAVNSIEQLNHKIATAAEEQSAVAAEISHNVEHVRSIAEQSAHTNEKMAGSTTELAHLGGELHQRVQQFRI
- a CDS encoding SDR family NAD(P)-dependent oxidoreductase, whose protein sequence is MNLKGKIALVTGAGRGLGRAHALALAAAGAKVIVNDLGSSGSGEGDDSGPAHSVVAEIINNGGEAIADTRSVSDWLVAHQIVEDVIEKFGTIDILINNAGISRPGVLGDLTEVDWDLQNAVNAKGPIAIMNALARHWKKEGPKKGRAIINTASPLHLTP